In a genomic window of Mycolicibacillus parakoreensis:
- a CDS encoding FAD-binding oxidoreductase — translation MSVSLADRLRSVVGSGHLSTDADVLAGRSVDYTGRYRGHASALVRPGCADQVAAVLQVCQESGAHVTVQGGRTSLVAGTVPHHDDVLLCTDRLTELSAVDETERRVRVGAGVSLAALQRTAAAAGLLFGVDLAARDTATVGGMASTNAGGLHTIRYGNMGEQVLGLQVALPTGELLRRYSRVRRDNTGYDLPALFVGAEGTLGVITEVEVRLHRPTAHRVTAVCGFAELTALLDAARIFADVDGIAALELIDGAATALTDEHLGVPAPVDGTWLLLVEVAADHDPTEALGDALAAVRACGEPAVAVDVAARQRLWRTREAITDVLGVFGPPLKFDVSLPLEEIAGFTARAGALLAEHAPDAIPVLFGHLGEGNLHLNVLRCALTESREHRLDAAMMDLITGCGGNVSSEHGVGVRKREYLGMSRGTADIAAMRTLKAAFDPTGYLNSAVLFS, via the coding sequence GTGAGCGTCTCCCTGGCCGACCGGCTGCGGTCGGTGGTCGGCTCCGGGCACCTGAGCACCGATGCCGACGTCCTCGCCGGCCGCAGCGTCGACTACACCGGTCGGTACCGCGGCCACGCCAGTGCTTTGGTGCGCCCGGGCTGCGCCGACCAGGTGGCGGCCGTGCTGCAGGTCTGCCAGGAGTCCGGGGCGCACGTCACCGTGCAGGGCGGTCGCACCTCCCTGGTCGCCGGCACCGTGCCGCACCACGACGACGTGCTGCTCTGCACCGACCGGCTCACCGAACTCAGTGCGGTCGATGAGACCGAACGGCGGGTGCGGGTCGGCGCCGGGGTGTCGTTGGCGGCGCTGCAGCGGACCGCGGCCGCCGCGGGGCTGCTGTTCGGGGTCGATCTGGCCGCCCGCGACACCGCCACCGTCGGCGGCATGGCCTCCACCAACGCCGGTGGTCTACACACCATCCGCTACGGCAACATGGGCGAGCAGGTGCTGGGCCTGCAGGTGGCCCTGCCGACCGGCGAGCTCCTGCGTCGATACAGCCGGGTGCGCCGCGACAACACCGGCTACGACCTGCCGGCGCTGTTCGTCGGCGCGGAGGGCACCCTGGGGGTCATCACCGAGGTGGAGGTGCGCTTGCACCGGCCGACGGCGCATCGGGTCACCGCGGTCTGCGGCTTCGCCGAGTTGACCGCACTCCTCGACGCCGCACGGATCTTCGCCGACGTGGACGGCATCGCCGCGCTGGAGCTGATCGACGGTGCGGCCACCGCGCTCACCGACGAGCATCTGGGGGTGCCCGCCCCGGTCGACGGCACCTGGCTGCTGCTGGTCGAGGTGGCCGCCGACCACGACCCCACCGAGGCGCTCGGCGACGCCCTGGCCGCGGTGCGCGCCTGCGGTGAGCCCGCCGTCGCCGTCGACGTCGCGGCACGGCAGCGGCTGTGGCGGACCCGCGAGGCGATCACCGACGTTCTGGGAGTATTCGGCCCCCCGCTGAAGTTCGACGTGTCGTTGCCGCTGGAGGAGATCGCCGGGTTCACCGCCCGCGCCGGCGCGCTGCTCGCCGAGCATGCCCCCGACGCGATCCCGGTGCTCTTCGGTCACCTGGGCGAAGGCAACCTGCATCTCAACGTGCTGCGCTGCGCGCTCACCGAGTCGCGCGAGCACCGCCTGGACGCGGCGATGATGGACCTGATCACCGGCTGCGGCGGCAACGTCAGCTCCGAACACGGGGTGGGCGTGCGCAAACGGGAGTATCTGGGGATGTCGCGCGGGACCGCCGACATCGCCGCGATGCGCACCCTGAAAGCCGCCTTCGATCCCACCGGGTACCTCAACAGCGCGGTGCTGTTCAGCTGA
- a CDS encoding LppP/LprE family lipoprotein has protein sequence MTAGRSSRWIAGPGVILLAWGLAACGSGDSTVAKTPTPTTTIAEPVPESSTAASSSPPSSSPPPGPADPCAVNLAAPTVARAVSELPRDPRSGQPWNPEPLAGNYNECAQLSAVIVAANTNAEHPNTRAVMFHLGKFIPEGVPDTYGFTGIDTAQCTGDTVALTYSTGLAGLDSVVKFRWNGNGVELIANSVR, from the coding sequence GTGACTGCGGGCAGATCCTCCCGGTGGATAGCGGGGCCGGGCGTGATCCTGCTGGCGTGGGGGCTGGCCGCCTGCGGGTCCGGGGACTCCACCGTCGCGAAAACCCCGACCCCGACCACCACGATCGCCGAGCCGGTGCCGGAGTCGTCGACCGCGGCGTCGTCGAGTCCCCCGTCGAGCAGTCCCCCGCCCGGCCCGGCCGATCCGTGCGCGGTGAACCTGGCCGCCCCCACCGTCGCGCGGGCCGTCTCGGAGCTGCCCCGCGATCCGCGCAGCGGACAGCCGTGGAACCCCGAACCGTTGGCCGGCAACTACAACGAGTGCGCCCAGCTGTCGGCGGTGATCGTGGCGGCCAACACCAATGCCGAGCATCCCAACACCCGCGCGGTCATGTTCCACCTCGGGAAATTCATCCCGGAGGGGGTGCCCGACACCTACGGGTTCACCGGAATCGACACCGCACAGTGCACCGGCGACACGGTGGCGTTGACCTACTCGACGGGCCTGGCGGGCCTCGACAGCGTGGTGAAGTTCCGCTGGAACGGCAACGGGGTGGAGTTGATCGCCAACAGCGTGCGGTGA
- a CDS encoding DEAD/DEAH box helicase: protein MTSPDSAESPAAEPTATEPSAASPPVPTFAELNLHPAVLQAVTDVGYESPSAIQEATIPALMAGSDVVGLAQTGTGKTAAFATPILSKIDTSAKTTQALVLAPTRELALQVAEAFSRYGAHLSGLNVLPIYGGSSYGVQLAGLRRGAQVVVGTPGRVIDHLERGTLDLSRVDYLVLDEADEMLQMGFAEDVERILADTPEYRQVALFSATMPRAIRAITAKYLHDPVEVTVKAKTATAENITQRYIQVSGPRKMDALTRVLEVEPFEAMIVFVRTKQATEEVAEKLRARGLAAAAINGDIVQAQRERTIGALKDGTLDILVATDVAARGLDVERISHVLNYDIPQDTESYVHRIGRTGRAGRSGAALLFVSPRERHLLKAIEKATRQKLTEAQLPTVEDVNAQRVSKFRDSITDTLAAPGLDLFRSLIEDYERDHDVPLADIAAALALQSRNGDEFLMVEPPPEKRRERRDRKTERDSRTGRHTGPRSGFATYRIAVGKRHKIGPGAIVGAIANEGGLQRSDFGHISIHPNFSLVELPAKLPRKTFKALENTRISGVLINLQPDRAPGKSGRRDPAKPRRKPTE, encoded by the coding sequence ATGACCTCCCCCGATAGCGCCGAATCGCCCGCCGCCGAGCCGACCGCGACGGAGCCGAGCGCCGCGTCGCCGCCCGTGCCGACCTTCGCCGAATTGAACCTGCACCCCGCGGTGCTGCAGGCGGTCACCGATGTCGGCTACGAATCGCCGTCGGCGATCCAGGAGGCGACGATCCCGGCGTTGATGGCCGGCTCCGACGTGGTCGGTCTGGCCCAGACCGGTACCGGCAAGACCGCGGCGTTCGCCACCCCGATCCTGTCCAAGATCGACACCAGCGCCAAGACCACCCAGGCCCTGGTGCTCGCCCCCACCCGGGAACTGGCGCTGCAGGTCGCCGAGGCGTTCAGTCGCTACGGTGCGCACCTGTCCGGCCTCAACGTGCTGCCGATCTACGGCGGCTCCTCCTACGGGGTGCAGTTGGCGGGGCTGCGGCGCGGGGCGCAGGTGGTGGTCGGCACGCCCGGACGCGTCATCGACCACCTCGAGCGCGGCACGTTGGACCTGTCCCGGGTGGACTATCTGGTGCTCGACGAGGCCGACGAGATGCTGCAGATGGGGTTCGCCGAGGACGTGGAACGCATCCTCGCCGACACCCCGGAATACCGCCAGGTCGCACTGTTCTCCGCGACGATGCCGCGCGCGATCCGCGCCATCACGGCGAAATACCTGCACGACCCGGTCGAGGTCACCGTCAAGGCGAAGACCGCGACCGCGGAGAACATCACCCAGCGCTACATCCAGGTCTCGGGCCCCCGCAAGATGGACGCGCTGACCCGGGTGCTGGAGGTGGAGCCGTTCGAGGCGATGATCGTGTTCGTCCGCACCAAGCAGGCCACCGAGGAGGTCGCCGAGAAGTTGCGGGCCCGCGGCCTGGCCGCCGCTGCCATCAACGGCGACATCGTCCAGGCCCAGCGGGAACGCACGATCGGCGCGCTCAAGGACGGCACACTCGACATCCTGGTGGCCACCGACGTGGCCGCCCGCGGACTCGATGTCGAACGCATCTCCCATGTGCTCAATTACGACATCCCACAGGACACCGAGTCCTACGTGCACCGCATCGGGCGCACCGGACGGGCCGGCCGGTCGGGGGCCGCGCTGCTGTTCGTCTCGCCGCGGGAACGTCACTTGCTCAAGGCGATCGAGAAGGCCACCCGCCAGAAGCTCACCGAGGCACAACTGCCCACCGTGGAGGACGTCAACGCCCAACGCGTTTCGAAGTTCCGGGATTCCATCACCGACACCCTCGCCGCGCCGGGGCTGGATCTGTTCCGCAGCCTGATCGAGGACTACGAACGCGACCACGACGTTCCGCTGGCCGACATCGCGGCCGCGTTGGCGCTGCAGTCACGCAACGGCGACGAGTTTTTGATGGTGGAGCCGCCACCGGAGAAGCGCCGCGAGCGACGAGATCGGAAAACCGAGCGGGACAGCAGAACCGGGCGCCACACCGGGCCGCGTTCCGGGTTCGCCACCTACCGGATCGCGGTCGGCAAGCGCCACAAGATCGGGCCGGGCGCGATCGTCGGCGCCATCGCCAACGAAGGAGGGCTGCAGCGCAGCGACTTCGGGCACATCAGCATCCACCCGAACTTCTCGCTGGTGGAGTTGCCGGCCAAACTGCCGCGGAAGACCTTCAAGGCATTGGAGAACACCCGTATCTCCGGGGTGCTGATCAATCTGCAGCCCGACCGCGCGCCGGGGAAGTCGGGTCGTCGCGACCCGGCCAAGCCGCGCCGGAAGCCCACCGAATGA
- a CDS encoding acyltransferase family protein, whose amino-acid sequence MIVSRDMPAQGGLEQIPSGYRVESLTGIRAVAALLVVCTHAAFTTGKYPEGYFGAFWSRTEIGVPIFFVLSGFLLFRPWVQASRHGRAGPSLRRYARHRVRRIMPAYVVTVLAAYAVYHFRTAGPNPGHTVAGLLRNLTLTQIYTDNYVYSYLHQGLTQMWSLAVEVGFYAALPLLAYVLLVLLCRRRWRPDLLLAGLAVAAAVSPAWLILVHSVDWLPDGARLWPPAYLMWFVAGMVLTVLQALEVRVYGFAVIPLAVVCYVIAATPIAGEPTTSPRELIQALVKVVFYAVIAALAVAPLALGDRGWYARALGTRPMVWLGEISYEIFLIHMVLMEIAMVDVLHWQIWTGSMWVLFAVTVVLTVPLAWLLHYLTWDLPARRRARRQRPR is encoded by the coding sequence ATGATCGTCTCCCGCGATATGCCCGCCCAGGGCGGGCTCGAGCAGATCCCCAGCGGTTACCGTGTCGAGTCGCTCACCGGGATCCGCGCGGTCGCCGCCCTGCTGGTGGTCTGCACCCACGCCGCGTTCACCACCGGCAAGTATCCGGAAGGCTATTTCGGGGCGTTCTGGTCGCGCACCGAGATCGGCGTGCCGATCTTCTTCGTGCTCTCCGGTTTCCTGTTGTTCCGCCCGTGGGTCCAGGCCAGCCGGCACGGACGCGCGGGCCCGTCGTTGCGCCGCTACGCCCGCCACCGCGTGCGGCGCATCATGCCCGCCTACGTCGTCACCGTGCTCGCCGCCTACGCGGTCTACCACTTCCGTACCGCCGGACCCAACCCGGGGCACACCGTCGCGGGGCTGTTGCGCAACCTGACGCTGACCCAGATCTACACCGACAACTACGTCTACTCCTACCTGCACCAGGGGTTGACCCAGATGTGGAGCCTGGCTGTGGAAGTCGGCTTCTACGCGGCGTTGCCGTTGCTGGCCTACGTGCTGCTGGTGCTGCTGTGCCGGCGCCGGTGGCGGCCGGATCTGCTGCTGGCCGGTTTGGCGGTCGCCGCGGCGGTGAGCCCGGCCTGGCTGATCCTGGTGCACAGCGTCGACTGGCTGCCCGACGGGGCGCGACTGTGGCCACCGGCGTACCTGATGTGGTTCGTGGCCGGCATGGTGTTGACGGTGCTGCAGGCCCTCGAGGTACGGGTGTACGGGTTCGCGGTGATCCCGCTGGCGGTCGTGTGCTACGTCATCGCCGCCACCCCGATCGCCGGGGAGCCGACGACGTCGCCGCGCGAATTGATCCAGGCGTTGGTCAAAGTGGTGTTCTACGCGGTGATCGCCGCGTTGGCGGTGGCGCCGTTGGCGCTGGGCGACCGCGGTTGGTACGCCCGGGCGCTGGGCACCCGTCCGATGGTGTGGCTCGGGGAGATCTCCTACGAGATCTTCCTGATCCACATGGTGTTGATGGAGATCGCCATGGTCGACGTGCTGCACTGGCAGATCTGGACCGGGTCGATGTGGGTGCTCTTCGCGGTCACCGTGGTGCTCACGGTGCCGTTGGCCTGGCTGTTGCACTACCTCACCTGGGATCTGCCGGCGCGGCGGCGCGCGCGACGGCAGCGGCCACGGTGA
- a CDS encoding TetR/AcrR family transcriptional regulator — protein sequence MAPAPRARGWLADRRSEVAAERILDAAATLFTGHDPETVGMNEIARAAGCSRATVYRYFENREALHRAYVHREARALNRLLTERLAEITDPRTRLVSGMTEAIALVRRDPALSSWFARTGPLGGEMADRSEVIIAMVAAFLEQLQPDAAPMGPDAQRRARWVVRVMTSLLVFPGRDEAEEAAMLTEFVAPLVVPSVRRG from the coding sequence ATGGCCCCCGCTCCCCGCGCCCGGGGCTGGCTGGCCGACCGGCGCAGCGAGGTGGCCGCCGAGCGCATCCTGGACGCCGCCGCGACGTTGTTCACCGGCCACGACCCCGAGACCGTCGGCATGAACGAGATCGCCCGGGCCGCAGGGTGTTCACGCGCGACCGTCTACCGTTATTTCGAGAACCGGGAGGCTTTGCACCGCGCCTATGTGCACCGGGAGGCCCGGGCACTGAATCGACTGCTCACCGAGCGCCTCGCCGAAATCACCGACCCGCGCACGCGACTGGTGAGCGGAATGACCGAGGCGATCGCACTGGTGCGCCGCGACCCCGCCCTGAGTTCCTGGTTCGCCCGCACCGGACCGCTCGGCGGTGAGATGGCCGATCGGTCCGAGGTGATCATCGCGATGGTCGCGGCATTCCTGGAGCAGTTACAGCCGGATGCCGCTCCGATGGGCCCCGACGCGCAGCGACGCGCCCGCTGGGTGGTGCGGGTGATGACCTCCCTGCTGGTCTTCCCCGGCCGCGATGAGGCCGAGGAGGCCGCCATGCTCACCGAGTTCGTCGCGCCGCTGGTGGTGCCGTCGGTCCGGCGCGGCTGA
- a CDS encoding cytochrome P450 — translation MAAQLSHTLPPAFQLFDADTWADPWPCYRALRDHDPVHHVTDGSGSAGPADYYVLSRHGDVWEAARDHETFSSAQGLTVNDGELDMIGLADNPPMVMQDPPRHTEFRKLVARAFTPGRVAALEPAVRAFVVERLERLRAAGGGDLVTEVFKPLPSMVVAHFLGVPEADRRQFDGWTDAIVAATTRPDGVASASGAVGEMTGYFAGLIDRRRTDAGDDTISHLVAAGLGADPDDHAGVFAILAFAFTMVTGGNDTTTGMLGGSAQLLHTHPEQRRQLVADPPAIRDAVEELLRLTSPVQGLCRTATRDVTIEGTTIPTGRKVLLLYASANRDQRRFGPDAEELDVGRKPTQILSFGYGAHHCIGNQAARMQARVALEELLARCPEFTVDEAGIEWAGGSYVRRPLSMPFTP, via the coding sequence ATGGCTGCTCAACTGTCTCACACGTTGCCGCCGGCGTTTCAGCTGTTCGACGCCGACACCTGGGCGGACCCGTGGCCCTGCTATCGCGCGTTGCGTGACCACGACCCGGTTCACCACGTCACCGACGGCAGCGGCTCCGCCGGCCCGGCCGACTATTACGTGTTGTCACGTCACGGCGACGTCTGGGAGGCCGCGCGCGACCACGAGACGTTCTCCTCGGCACAAGGACTGACCGTCAACGACGGCGAACTGGACATGATCGGACTGGCCGACAACCCGCCGATGGTCATGCAGGACCCGCCCCGGCACACCGAATTCCGCAAGCTGGTGGCACGGGCGTTCACGCCGGGCCGAGTCGCGGCGCTGGAACCGGCGGTGCGGGCCTTCGTGGTGGAGCGTCTCGAGCGGTTGCGCGCCGCCGGCGGTGGCGACCTGGTCACCGAGGTGTTCAAACCGCTGCCGTCGATGGTCGTGGCGCATTTCCTCGGAGTGCCCGAGGCCGACCGCCGACAGTTCGACGGCTGGACCGACGCGATCGTCGCGGCGACCACCCGGCCCGACGGGGTGGCCAGCGCCAGCGGCGCGGTCGGCGAGATGACCGGCTACTTCGCCGGGCTCATCGACCGACGCCGCACCGACGCCGGTGACGACACGATCTCGCATCTGGTCGCGGCCGGGCTCGGCGCCGACCCCGACGACCACGCCGGGGTGTTCGCGATCCTCGCGTTCGCGTTCACCATGGTCACCGGCGGCAACGACACCACCACCGGGATGCTGGGCGGTTCGGCGCAACTGCTGCACACCCATCCCGAGCAGCGGCGGCAGCTCGTCGCCGATCCGCCGGCGATCCGCGACGCGGTCGAGGAGTTGCTGCGGCTGACCTCCCCGGTCCAGGGGTTGTGCCGCACCGCCACCCGTGACGTCACGATCGAGGGCACCACGATCCCGACGGGCCGCAAGGTACTGCTGCTCTACGCCTCGGCCAACCGCGACCAACGACGATTCGGTCCCGACGCCGAGGAACTCGACGTCGGGCGCAAACCCACGCAGATCTTGAGCTTCGGCTACGGCGCTCACCACTGCATCGGCAATCAGGCGGCCCGCATGCAGGCACGGGTGGCACTGGAGGAACTGCTGGCTCGCTGCCCGGAGTTCACCGTCGACGAGGCGGGCATCGAGTGGGCCGGCGGCAGCTACGTGCGCCGGCCGCTGTCGATGCCGTTCACCCCGTGA
- a CDS encoding FAD-binding oxidoreductase yields the protein MSTAGPAGAADTADVVAELVAALPDGMVVTDPTITEGYRQDRALDSAAGTPLAVVRPHRTDEVQTVLRWASAHRVPVITRGAGTGLSGGATAVDGGIVLSTEKMRAITVDPVTQTAVCQPGLLNAEVKKAVAEHGLWYPPDPSSFEICSIGGNIATNAGGLCCVKYGVTTDYVLGVEVVLADGTAVRLGGPRLKDVAGFSLTRLFVGSEGALGVVTEATLRLLPAQPPSCVVVATFASVRQACEAVLEVAGRMRPAMLEFMDAAAVNAVEDKLRMGLDRDAAAMLVAASDERGAAGSEDIALIGSVFTEHGAKEVFSTDDPTEGEEFIAARRYAIPAVEAKGPLLLEDVGVPLPALADLVVGIEQIAAEQQVLISVIAHAGDGNTHPLIVHDPADAENTRRAQVAYGQIMELALSLGGTITGEHGVGRLKRPWLGDQLGEEVMALNRRIKDALDPAGILNPGAAI from the coding sequence ATGAGCACTGCAGGGCCTGCGGGGGCCGCGGACACCGCCGACGTCGTGGCCGAGTTGGTCGCCGCGCTACCGGACGGCATGGTGGTCACCGACCCGACCATCACCGAGGGCTACCGCCAGGATCGGGCCCTGGATTCCGCCGCCGGCACACCGCTGGCGGTGGTCCGACCGCACCGCACCGATGAGGTGCAGACGGTCCTGCGCTGGGCCAGCGCCCATCGGGTGCCGGTGATCACCCGCGGTGCGGGCACCGGGCTCTCCGGCGGCGCCACCGCCGTCGACGGCGGGATCGTGCTGTCGACGGAGAAGATGCGGGCCATCACCGTCGACCCGGTCACCCAGACCGCGGTGTGTCAGCCTGGACTGCTCAACGCCGAGGTGAAAAAGGCGGTCGCCGAGCACGGGCTGTGGTACCCGCCGGACCCGTCGTCGTTCGAGATCTGCAGCATCGGCGGCAATATCGCCACCAACGCCGGCGGGCTGTGCTGTGTGAAGTACGGCGTCACCACCGACTACGTGCTGGGGGTGGAGGTGGTTCTGGCCGACGGCACCGCGGTGCGCCTCGGGGGGCCCCGGCTCAAGGATGTGGCCGGGTTCTCGCTGACCCGACTGTTCGTCGGCTCCGAGGGGGCGCTGGGCGTGGTCACCGAGGCCACGCTGCGGTTGCTGCCGGCGCAACCCCCGTCGTGTGTGGTGGTGGCGACCTTCGCCTCGGTGCGGCAGGCCTGCGAGGCGGTTCTGGAGGTGGCCGGCCGGATGCGTCCGGCGATGCTGGAGTTCATGGACGCGGCGGCGGTCAACGCGGTCGAGGACAAACTGCGGATGGGCCTGGACCGCGACGCGGCGGCGATGCTGGTGGCCGCCTCCGACGAGCGCGGCGCCGCCGGCTCCGAGGACATCGCGCTGATCGGCTCGGTGTTCACCGAGCACGGCGCCAAGGAGGTGTTCTCCACCGACGACCCCACCGAAGGTGAGGAGTTCATCGCGGCGCGGCGCTACGCGATCCCGGCCGTGGAGGCCAAGGGCCCGCTGCTGTTGGAGGACGTGGGGGTTCCGCTGCCCGCGCTGGCCGACCTGGTCGTCGGGATCGAACAGATCGCCGCCGAGCAGCAAGTGTTGATCTCGGTGATCGCCCACGCCGGCGACGGCAACACCCATCCGCTGATCGTGCACGACCCGGCCGACGCCGAGAACACCCGTCGCGCCCAGGTGGCCTACGGCCAGATCATGGAACTCGCGTTGTCGCTGGGCGGCACCATCACCGGCGAACACGGCGTGGGCCGGCTGAAGCGGCCGTGGCTCGGCGATCAACTCGGCGAGGAGGTGATGGCGCTCAACCGGCGCATCAAAGACGCCCTCGACCCGGCCGGGATCCTCAATCCGGGGGCGGCGATCTGA
- a CDS encoding uracil-DNA glycosylase produces the protein MLPHPRTGRLFDSPVPAGGGWPGDPATAATAVAETVERVVELAAGAESLAELDAAVSVCRACPRLVQWREQVAVEKRRAFAGEPYWGRPVPSWGAARPRILVVGLAPAAHGANRTGRMFTGDRSGDQLYAALHRAGLVNQPTSVDAADGLHTDSVRIIAPVHCAPPGNAPSTVERNTCLPWLHAEWRLIAPHVRVIIPLGGFAWQIAVRLLAEQITAKPKPKFGHGATVTLTSGATLLGCFHPSQQNMFTGRLTPAMLDDIFTRAARLSGTSRPDPAL, from the coding sequence GTGCTCCCACATCCTCGAACCGGTCGCCTCTTCGATTCCCCGGTCCCCGCCGGTGGCGGGTGGCCCGGAGATCCGGCCACCGCGGCCACGGCGGTCGCCGAGACCGTCGAGCGGGTCGTCGAGTTGGCGGCAGGCGCCGAGTCACTGGCAGAACTCGACGCCGCGGTCAGTGTGTGCCGCGCCTGCCCGCGGCTGGTGCAGTGGCGTGAACAGGTCGCGGTGGAAAAACGCCGGGCCTTCGCCGGTGAGCCGTACTGGGGGCGCCCGGTGCCCAGCTGGGGGGCGGCGCGGCCGCGGATCCTGGTCGTCGGGCTGGCGCCGGCCGCCCACGGCGCCAACCGCACCGGACGGATGTTCACCGGGGACCGATCCGGTGACCAACTGTATGCCGCGCTGCACCGCGCCGGGCTGGTCAACCAGCCGACCAGTGTCGACGCCGCCGACGGACTGCACACCGACTCCGTGCGGATCATCGCGCCGGTGCACTGCGCACCGCCGGGCAATGCACCGAGCACCGTCGAACGCAACACCTGTCTGCCGTGGCTGCACGCGGAATGGCGGCTGATCGCCCCGCATGTGCGGGTGATCATCCCGCTGGGCGGCTTCGCCTGGCAGATCGCGGTGCGGCTGCTGGCCGAGCAGATCACGGCCAAACCCAAACCCAAATTCGGCCACGGTGCGACGGTGACGCTGACCTCGGGGGCCACCCTGCTCGGCTGCTTCCACCCCAGCCAGCAGAACATGTTCACCGGCCGGCTCACCCCGGCCATGCTCGACGACATCTTCACCCGGGCGGCCCGGCTGTCGGGAACGTCTCGGCCCGACCCGGCGTTGTAG
- a CDS encoding LLM class flavin-dependent oxidoreductase → MRLSVLDLIPVRTDQATADALAATVRLAQVADRLGYTRYWVAEHHNMPSVAATSPPVVLGYLAGQTAELRLGSGGVMLPNHAPLAVAEQFALLEAAAPGRIDLGIGRAPGSDPVTSMALRGWSGRDAAALDSDIANFPDYLDQVRAMMSRRGVRVAIPDRDYTLRATPAARGEPVLWLLGSSLYSARLAAAKGLPYVFAHHFSGRGTAEALQVYRSQFRPSAWCGEPRTFLTANASVAPTRAEAEELLLPNLQMMARLRTGEALGALDVVEDAQDAHLSQAQQRIVAAGLARAVVGAPAEAADQVRRLADEFDVDEVMISPAASVRRGTDPATSPGRERTLELLAHELL, encoded by the coding sequence GTGCGTCTCTCCGTCCTCGATCTGATCCCGGTTCGTACCGACCAGGCCACCGCCGACGCGTTGGCCGCCACCGTCCGGTTGGCTCAGGTGGCCGATCGGCTCGGCTACACCCGCTACTGGGTGGCCGAACACCACAACATGCCCTCGGTCGCCGCGACCAGCCCACCGGTGGTGCTGGGATATCTGGCCGGCCAGACCGCCGAGCTGCGGCTCGGCTCGGGCGGGGTGATGCTGCCCAACCATGCGCCGCTGGCGGTGGCCGAACAGTTCGCGCTGCTCGAGGCCGCCGCGCCCGGGCGCATCGATCTGGGCATCGGCCGCGCCCCCGGCAGCGACCCGGTGACCTCGATGGCGCTGCGCGGCTGGAGCGGACGCGACGCCGCGGCGCTGGACTCCGACATCGCGAACTTCCCGGACTACCTCGACCAGGTGCGCGCCATGATGAGCCGGCGCGGGGTGCGCGTGGCGATCCCCGACCGCGACTACACCCTGAGGGCCACCCCCGCCGCGCGCGGCGAACCGGTGCTGTGGCTGCTGGGGTCCTCGCTCTACTCGGCACGACTGGCGGCCGCCAAGGGGCTGCCCTACGTGTTCGCCCACCATTTCTCCGGGCGTGGCACCGCCGAGGCGCTGCAGGTGTACCGCAGTCAGTTCCGGCCCAGCGCGTGGTGCGGCGAACCCCGGACGTTCCTCACCGCCAACGCCTCGGTGGCGCCGACCCGGGCCGAAGCCGAGGAGTTGCTGTTGCCGAACCTGCAGATGATGGCGCGGCTACGCACCGGGGAGGCGCTCGGGGCCCTCGACGTGGTCGAAGACGCCCAGGATGCGCATCTCTCGCAGGCCCAGCAGCGGATCGTGGCGGCCGGTTTGGCGCGCGCTGTCGTCGGCGCACCCGCGGAGGCCGCCGATCAGGTGCGTCGGCTCGCCGACGAATTCGACGTCGACGAGGTCATGATCAGCCCGGCCGCCTCGGTGCGCCGCGGCACCGACCCGGCCACCAGCCCCGGTCGGGAGCGCACCCTGGAGCTTTTGGCCCACGAATTGCTGTGA
- a CDS encoding nitroreductase family deazaflavin-dependent oxidoreductase, translating to MSVSRSIPQWLERNVGFRLLRLHDTVYRSTNGWIGHRVPGAPPSLLLHTVGAKTGLARTVSLTYARDGADYLIVASLAGADRSPGWYHNLKARPEVEINLGPRRMAVTARPVLPDADEYARLWRIVNANNSDRYTAYQRRTSRPIPVVVLTPR from the coding sequence ATGAGTGTCTCACGGAGCATCCCCCAGTGGCTTGAGCGCAACGTCGGCTTCCGGCTGTTGCGCCTGCACGACACCGTGTATCGATCCACCAACGGCTGGATCGGGCACCGGGTACCGGGGGCGCCGCCGAGCCTGTTGCTGCACACCGTCGGGGCCAAGACAGGTCTGGCGCGCACCGTCTCGCTGACCTACGCCCGCGACGGTGCGGATTATCTGATCGTCGCCTCGCTGGCCGGCGCCGACCGTTCGCCGGGCTGGTACCACAATCTCAAAGCCCGACCCGAGGTGGAGATCAACCTCGGACCCCGGCGGATGGCGGTGACCGCCCGGCCGGTGTTGCCCGACGCGGACGAATACGCTCGGTTGTGGCGAATCGTCAACGCCAACAACTCCGATCGCTACACGGCCTATCAGCGGCGGACCTCACGGCCGATCCCGGTCGTGGTGTTGACTCCGCGGTGA